The sequence CCTTCTTTTGCTGATATTGCTGATGAGTTTTTAGAATATATTCGTGGCGCAGAGCTGATCATTCATAACGTATCGTTCGATATCGGCTTTATGGATTACGAGTTTAGAAAGCTTAATCGTGATATTCCGCCGACTGAAACGTTCTGCCAAATAACCGATAGTCTTGCTATGGCAAGGGCATTATTCCCTGGCAAACGCAATAATCTTGATGCTTTATGTGATAGATACTTAATAGATAACTCTAAACGTACTCTTCACGGCGCATTATTGGATGCTGAAATACTTTCTGATGTTTACTTGGCAATGACCGGTGGACAAACCGCATTAGCATTTTCAATAGAAGGTGAATCAAGTAATGAGCAAGAGCAAAATGATATTCAGCGTATCGAGCGTCCAGCCTCTGGACTCAGAGTAATAAGAGCAACTGCAGAAGAACTTGTTGAGCATGAATCTCGATTAGATTTAGTTGAGAAGAAAGGTGGGCATTGTTTATGGCGTCCTGCGTCAAATGATGAGGCAGTTTGAATATAAAAAAAGCGTAAAGAGTTAGTTGAGATTAAAAACTGTCCAAATGCATCTTTTTGTTAGAAAAACAGTTGACGACAAGGTAATAGATTCGTAATATTCACTTCGTCCGAAAGGATACGCGGAGCGGTAGTTCAGTTGGTTAGAATACCTGCCTGTCACGCAGGGGGTCGCGGGTTCGAGTCCCGTCCGTTCCGCCAACATTCCAAACCCCAGCATTTATGCTGGGGTTTTTGCGTTTAGAGTATCAAACAATTTCCTTTCTCCTGAGCTTGGCTCAATCAGTATTCCTTGCATTCAATATTTGATATTACTATCTTAGAATTTATTAGTAATACTAACACTATGCTTAATGCTATTTCGCTGAGTAATCAATATGGAAAATAGAGTACATTTATGGATTGGCAGTAATTTTTCTTCTGAAGAAGAATATATGCATTATTTTGAGTTAGATTATTCTGCTGAAGACGGAATAGATTCTCCTAATTATAGAGTGTGTGGATTTTGCAAAGATCTGGGAATAATGTGGTACGACGAAGATTTTATTGGTGTTATTTCTCGCTTTGATAACAATGTTAC comes from Proteus vulgaris and encodes:
- a CDS encoding immunity 22 family protein → MENRVHLWIGSNFSSEEEYMHYFELDYSAEDGIDSPNYRVCGFCKDLGIMWYDEDFIGVISRFDNNVTLDEILVDAAVDESEIPLIKAKCEELGIKSANAIFWYQDPELVINQCDNQTYNNLHYMGEYNGD
- the dnaQ gene encoding DNA polymerase III subunit epsilon codes for the protein MSTPITRQIVLDTETTGMNKLGVHYEGHNIIEIGAVEVINRRLTGRNFHVYIKPERLVDPEAFEVHGISDEFLEDCPSFADIADEFLEYIRGAELIIHNVSFDIGFMDYEFRKLNRDIPPTETFCQITDSLAMARALFPGKRNNLDALCDRYLIDNSKRTLHGALLDAEILSDVYLAMTGGQTALAFSIEGESSNEQEQNDIQRIERPASGLRVIRATAEELVEHESRLDLVEKKGGHCLWRPASNDEAV